A stretch of Brevundimonas naejangsanensis DNA encodes these proteins:
- a CDS encoding Spy/CpxP family protein refolding chaperone has product MSSNWKSIALTVVLAGLASAGGAWLGAGWMMQRHETPGLHEIVHQKLDLTVEQDIRLDEIEARFAVRREALEADVRAANRELAQAIAASQGDSPEVRAAVDHFHDAMGALQKATIAHVFEMRAVLTPEQARVFDREIAGALTQEPR; this is encoded by the coding sequence ATGAGCTCGAACTGGAAGTCGATCGCCCTGACCGTGGTCCTGGCGGGCCTGGCCAGCGCCGGCGGAGCCTGGCTGGGCGCCGGCTGGATGATGCAACGGCATGAGACGCCCGGCTTGCATGAGATCGTGCATCAGAAGCTGGACCTCACGGTCGAACAGGACATCCGCCTGGACGAGATCGAGGCCCGCTTCGCCGTTCGGCGCGAAGCGCTGGAGGCCGACGTCCGCGCCGCCAACCGCGAACTGGCCCAGGCCATCGCCGCCAGCCAGGGCGACAGCCCCGAGGTGCGAGCCGCGGTCGATCATTTCCACGACGCCATGGGCGCGCTTCAGAAAGCGACCATCGCCCATGTGTTCGAGATGCGCGCGGTGCTGACGCCGGAACAGGCTCGGGTCTTTGACAGGGAAATCGCCGGCGCCCTGACGCAAGAGCCCAGGTAA
- a CDS encoding copper resistance system multicopper oxidase, whose product MATSSLDRRTLLRGAALGGGILGLQGLLPAWAQTGSAGLRADLPTLTGPNIDLTVGRSDFTVGGRTGHAVTVNGLLPAPLLRMREGQNVRLSVTNTLDEDTSIHWHGLLLPFQMDGVPGISFPGIKPRETFVYEFPIKQSGTYWYHSHSGLQEAIGHYGPIVIDPAGADPVGYDREHVLVLSDWSFLHPHEILDKLKKSPGYFNMQKTTLAGLLDGSDRMNLAERRMWGSMRMDPRDILDVNGSTYTYLVNGHGPDENWTGLFRPGERVRLRVINASAMSIFNVRIPGLAMTVVNADGENVRPVEVDEFQISVAETYDVIVRPTEDRAYTIVSEAIDRSGMGRATLAPRLGMAAEVPPLRKVPNLTMKDMGMGGMDHGGMDHSAMGHGAADADHAAMGHGTAAGAAATAAPMNHGGMSHNMRDPNNAPADMAVGVGVDMISPAPSNRLADRPQGLDDVDHRVLVYADLVSLTPNQDRREPSRTMEIHLTGNMERFMWGFDGRKFSEVVEPIRFELNERVRVTLVNDTMMAHPIHLHGHFFELVNGHDGHQPLKHTVNVAPGGKVTFDLTADAPGDWAFHCHLLMHMHAGMFNVVTIRPLDGAAS is encoded by the coding sequence ATGGCGACATCATCCCTGGACCGTCGAACCCTGTTGAGAGGCGCCGCCCTGGGCGGCGGCATCCTGGGCCTTCAGGGCCTGTTGCCCGCCTGGGCCCAGACGGGGTCGGCTGGCTTGCGCGCCGACCTGCCGACGCTGACGGGGCCGAACATCGACCTGACGGTGGGCCGCTCCGACTTCACCGTCGGCGGCCGCACGGGCCACGCGGTGACGGTCAACGGCCTCTTGCCCGCGCCCCTGCTGCGGATGCGCGAGGGCCAGAACGTGCGGCTGTCGGTCACCAATACGCTGGACGAGGACACCTCGATCCACTGGCACGGTCTCCTGCTGCCCTTCCAGATGGACGGGGTGCCGGGGATCAGCTTCCCCGGCATCAAACCGCGCGAGACCTTCGTCTATGAGTTCCCGATTAAGCAGTCGGGCACCTACTGGTACCACAGCCATTCGGGACTTCAGGAAGCGATCGGCCACTATGGTCCCATCGTCATCGACCCGGCGGGCGCCGATCCGGTCGGGTATGACCGTGAGCACGTCCTGGTCCTGTCGGACTGGAGCTTCCTGCATCCGCACGAGATCCTCGACAAGCTGAAGAAGAGCCCCGGCTACTTCAACATGCAGAAGACCACCCTGGCCGGTCTGCTGGACGGATCCGACCGCATGAACCTGGCCGAGCGGCGGATGTGGGGCTCCATGCGCATGGACCCGCGCGACATCCTGGACGTCAACGGCTCGACCTATACCTACCTCGTCAACGGCCACGGGCCGGACGAGAACTGGACCGGCCTGTTCCGGCCCGGCGAGCGGGTGCGGCTACGCGTCATCAACGCCTCGGCCATGTCGATCTTCAACGTCCGCATTCCTGGGCTGGCCATGACCGTGGTCAACGCCGACGGCGAGAACGTGCGCCCGGTCGAGGTGGACGAGTTCCAGATCTCGGTCGCCGAGACCTATGACGTCATCGTCCGTCCCACTGAGGATCGCGCCTACACCATCGTCTCCGAGGCCATCGACCGTTCGGGCATGGGCCGGGCGACGCTGGCGCCGCGCCTGGGCATGGCGGCCGAGGTCCCGCCGCTGCGTAAGGTCCCGAACCTGACCATGAAGGACATGGGCATGGGCGGCATGGATCATGGCGGAATGGACCACAGCGCCATGGGCCACGGCGCTGCCGACGCCGACCACGCGGCCATGGGCCACGGTACGGCGGCGGGCGCGGCCGCAACCGCCGCGCCGATGAACCACGGCGGCATGAGCCACAACATGCGCGACCCGAACAACGCCCCGGCCGACATGGCGGTCGGCGTCGGCGTGGACATGATTTCGCCCGCCCCCTCCAACCGCCTGGCCGACAGGCCCCAGGGTCTGGATGACGTCGATCACCGCGTACTGGTCTACGCCGATCTGGTCTCGCTGACGCCGAACCAGGACCGCCGCGAGCCCTCGCGCACCATGGAGATCCACCTGACCGGCAACATGGAGCGGTTCATGTGGGGCTTCGACGGGCGGAAATTCTCTGAGGTTGTCGAGCCGATCCGCTTCGAGCTGAACGAGCGCGTGCGCGTCACCCTGGTCAACGACACCATGATGGCCCACCCCATCCACCTGCACGGCCACTTCTTCGAACTGGTGAACGGTCATGACGGCCACCAGCCGTTGAAGCACACGGTCAACGTCGCCCCCGGCGGCAAGGTCACCTTTGACCTGACCGCCGACGCGCCCGGCGATTGGGCCTTCCACTGTCACCTTCTGATGCACATGCACGCGGGCATGTTCAACGTCGTGACCATTCGCCCGCTGGATGGAGCCGCCTCGTGA
- a CDS encoding copper resistance CopC family protein, protein MMRTLAFTTALALTAGAAFAQDPHSGHAGMHPQASAASGIVTNPADGAMTHGSPERFNVTFPHPMMLRTVTLTMEGQAPIVVTAPEAPAALSVGAPLPRLAPGIYRATWAAEAPDGHRMTGTVSFMVH, encoded by the coding sequence ATGATGCGCACCTTGGCTTTCACCACTGCGCTGGCTCTCACCGCCGGCGCGGCCTTCGCGCAGGATCCCCACTCCGGCCACGCCGGAATGCACCCGCAGGCATCAGCCGCCTCGGGCATCGTCACCAACCCCGCTGACGGCGCCATGACGCACGGCTCGCCGGAGCGCTTCAACGTGACCTTCCCCCATCCGATGATGCTCAGGACCGTCACCCTGACGATGGAGGGCCAGGCGCCGATTGTGGTCACGGCCCCGGAAGCGCCCGCCGCTCTGAGCGTCGGCGCCCCCTTGCCGCGTCTCGCGCCCGGAATCTATCGGGCGACGTGGGCCGCAGAGGCGCCGGACGGCCACCGGATGACCGGGACCGTCAGCTTCATGGTTCACTAG
- a CDS encoding PepSY domain-containing protein, with product MKVLRYSTQIHKWVGLAVGLQVLFWVAGGLVMTAIPIETVRSEHRLKAAAPAALPLDQALPLAEAARLAGVAPARAELKTTQRGPAWVLTPLEGAPVTVAAATGRPFTAMTADEASALAVAAYRGEAAPRPAVLLDQAPKETGREGPIWRVDFNNAERTTFYLSPQTGEVVTRRSAVWRFYDFFWRLHILDFEDGDNFNHPLLIGLTALTLSIVVTGFILLWIRLARDLKTVRAVRAARRKAAL from the coding sequence ATGAAGGTTCTGCGTTATTCAACCCAGATTCATAAGTGGGTGGGCCTGGCGGTGGGGCTGCAGGTGTTGTTCTGGGTCGCGGGCGGCCTGGTCATGACCGCCATTCCGATCGAGACCGTGCGCAGCGAGCACCGTCTGAAGGCTGCGGCGCCCGCCGCCTTGCCGCTGGATCAGGCCTTGCCGTTGGCCGAAGCCGCGCGTCTGGCCGGCGTGGCGCCCGCGCGCGCCGAGTTGAAGACCACGCAGCGCGGGCCGGCCTGGGTCCTGACCCCGCTTGAGGGCGCGCCCGTCACCGTGGCCGCTGCGACCGGCCGGCCCTTCACGGCCATGACGGCGGACGAGGCCTCGGCCCTGGCGGTCGCGGCCTATCGAGGCGAGGCGGCGCCCAGGCCGGCGGTCCTGCTGGATCAGGCGCCGAAGGAGACGGGGCGCGAGGGGCCGATCTGGCGCGTGGACTTCAACAACGCCGAGCGCACTACCTTCTATTTGTCGCCGCAGACCGGCGAGGTGGTGACGCGGCGCTCGGCGGTCTGGCGCTTCTACGACTTCTTCTGGCGGCTCCACATCCTGGACTTCGAGGACGGCGACAACTTCAACCACCCCTTACTGATCGGCCTGACGGCCCTGACGCTCAGCATCGTGGTAACGGGCTTCATCCTGCTGTGGATCCGCCTGGCGCGCGACTTGAAGACCGTGCGGGCGGTGCGGGCGGCCCGCCGCAAGGCCGCCCTCTAG
- a CDS encoding RNA polymerase sigma factor, with amino-acid sequence MAADDDTDEIRAAQGDRRAFSALMATTSGELYRFVRRYVGDADEAQDLLQETYASAWLAIRRYDPTRPFATWLRSIAVNKCRDWGRKRTVRRIVRGVMGLDGPEAMAVGEEAPEAEARLDARRRMADLDRALADLPDALKAPLLLAALEGRSHAEIAEVLGVTPKAVETRIARARQKLNLALMG; translated from the coding sequence GTGGCGGCCGACGACGACACAGACGAAATCCGTGCCGCGCAGGGCGATCGACGCGCCTTCTCCGCCCTGATGGCGACGACCAGCGGCGAGCTGTACCGCTTCGTCCGCCGGTATGTCGGCGATGCGGACGAGGCTCAGGACCTACTGCAGGAAACCTACGCCTCCGCGTGGCTGGCCATCCGGCGCTATGATCCGACGCGGCCCTTTGCGACGTGGCTGCGCAGCATCGCCGTCAACAAGTGCCGCGACTGGGGCAGAAAGCGGACCGTGCGCCGCATTGTGCGCGGCGTCATGGGATTGGACGGTCCCGAAGCCATGGCCGTGGGCGAGGAGGCGCCCGAGGCCGAGGCACGGCTGGACGCCCGCCGCCGCATGGCCGACCTTGATCGCGCCCTGGCCGACCTGCCCGACGCGCTGAAGGCGCCGCTTCTGCTGGCCGCCCTGGAAGGCCGCTCTCACGCAGAGATCGCCGAAGTCCTCGGCGTCACCCCCAAGGCGGTGGAAACCCGCATCGCCCGCGCGCGACAGAAACTGAACCTGGCCCTGATGGGTTGA
- a CDS encoding copper resistance protein B: MKSLSLSLALAPLMLAAGGPALAQSHAGHAGHAPAAAPAAQAATPSAKPAHDCPMMRDGKPCPMHGAASSAQAGPHGGHDMSGQPGPGTAAADPHAGHAMAPATTAQADPHASHDMSSHAGHSAAAADPHAGHAMAPATTAQADPHAGHDMSSHAGHSAAATDPHAGHAMAPAPAAQADPHAGHDMSSHAGHSAAAADPHAGHAMAPAPAAQADPHAGHDMSATRGDPNIPTSVDAVGGRMVETPPPAAARAAPAHAADLLFDPDVMAAARRQLLAENGDIRSTAVFIDTIEANFGDGAEGYSWEAQGWTGGDINRFWWKTEGEGEFGGKLHEAEFQALYSRAIAPFWDLQAGVRQDIRPDGDDTTHLTVGVQGVAPYWFEMGAAAFLSTEGDLTARFEAEYDQRITQKWILQPALELDMSASDIPELELGSGLTSVTAGLRLRYEIRKEFAPYVGVEWSRSLGDTADYAKARGQDPEDTRFVVGLKAWF; the protein is encoded by the coding sequence GTGAAGTCCCTCTCTCTCTCGCTTGCGCTCGCACCGCTGATGCTGGCCGCGGGCGGCCCCGCCCTGGCCCAGAGCCATGCCGGACATGCCGGACATGCGCCCGCTGCCGCGCCCGCTGCTCAAGCGGCGACTCCGTCGGCCAAGCCCGCGCACGACTGCCCGATGATGCGTGACGGCAAGCCCTGTCCCATGCACGGCGCAGCCTCCAGCGCACAGGCCGGACCGCACGGCGGCCATGACATGAGCGGTCAGCCCGGACCCGGCACTGCTGCGGCCGATCCCCACGCGGGCCACGCCATGGCTCCGGCCACAACGGCCCAGGCTGACCCGCACGCCAGCCACGACATGAGCAGCCACGCTGGACACAGCGCTGCTGCGGCCGATCCCCACGCGGGCCACGCCATGGCTCCGGCCACAACGGCCCAGGCCGACCCGCACGCCGGCCACGACATGAGCAGCCACGCTGGACACAGCGCTGCTGCGACCGATCCCCACGCGGGCCACGCCATGGCTCCGGCCCCAGCGGCCCAGGCCGACCCGCACGCCGGACACGACATGAGCAGCCATGCCGGACACAGCGCTGCTGCGGCCGATCCCCACGCGGGCCACGCCATGGCTCCGGCCCCAGCGGCTCAGGCCGACCCCCACGCCGGTCATGACATGAGCGCGACACGCGGCGATCCGAATATCCCGACCAGCGTGGACGCCGTCGGCGGCCGCATGGTCGAGACTCCGCCCCCCGCCGCGGCCCGCGCAGCCCCGGCCCACGCCGCCGACCTGCTGTTCGACCCGGACGTCATGGCTGCAGCGCGCAGGCAGTTGCTGGCCGAGAACGGCGACATCCGCTCGACCGCCGTATTCATCGACACCATCGAAGCCAATTTCGGCGACGGCGCCGAGGGCTACAGCTGGGAAGCCCAGGGCTGGACGGGCGGCGACATCAACCGCTTCTGGTGGAAGACCGAGGGCGAAGGCGAGTTCGGCGGCAAGCTGCACGAGGCCGAGTTCCAGGCCCTCTACAGCCGCGCCATCGCCCCCTTCTGGGATCTGCAGGCAGGCGTGCGCCAGGACATCCGTCCCGACGGCGACGACACGACCCACCTGACCGTCGGCGTCCAAGGCGTGGCCCCCTACTGGTTCGAGATGGGCGCCGCCGCCTTCCTGTCGACCGAGGGCGACCTGACCGCCCGCTTCGAAGCCGAATACGACCAGCGCATCACCCAGAAGTGGATCCTGCAGCCGGCGCTCGAACTGGACATGTCGGCGAGCGACATCCCGGAACTGGAGCTCGGCTCGGGCCTGACCTCGGTCACGGCGGGGCTGCGCCTGCGCTATGAAATCCGCAAGGAGTTTGCCCCCTATGTCGGCGTCGAGTGGAGCCGCTCGCTGGGTGACACGGCCGATTACGCCAAGGCCCGCGGCCAGGATCCCGAGGACACGCGCTTCGTGGTCGGCCTCAAGGCCTGGTTCTAA